Proteins from a single region of Microbacterium sp. zg-Y818:
- a CDS encoding transketolase, which translates to MTTTTAASADVAQRTQRVREAAQRIRLNALHMGEVQGQGYVGQALGAADIFAAVYIDQLRHRPGDPRWAGRDRLLLSTGHYAIGLYAALAEAGIVPVEELDTYGSDDSRLPMSGMASYTPGMEISGGSLGHGLTVAVGMTLGLRHQGSDARVINFLSDGELNEGSTWEAAMAAASHQLGNLVALVDMNALQADGPTASVLSIEPVEAKWGSFGWHTQRVDGNDPQALLDAFDAIGGRQATGAPHVIVCDTTVGRGVPLLEQREKNHFMRIDEHEWPICREQLITGFKGASR; encoded by the coding sequence GTGACCACGACCACCGCAGCATCCGCAGACGTGGCCCAGCGCACGCAGCGTGTGCGCGAAGCCGCACAACGCATCAGGCTCAACGCCCTGCACATGGGGGAGGTGCAGGGGCAGGGGTATGTCGGGCAGGCGCTCGGTGCCGCCGACATCTTCGCCGCGGTCTACATCGACCAGCTGCGCCATCGCCCCGGCGACCCCCGCTGGGCGGGGCGGGACCGCCTGCTGCTGTCCACCGGGCATTACGCCATCGGGTTGTACGCCGCGCTCGCCGAAGCCGGCATCGTGCCCGTGGAGGAGCTGGACACCTACGGATCGGATGATTCCCGGCTGCCGATGTCGGGCATGGCCAGCTACACCCCTGGCATGGAGATCTCCGGGGGCTCCCTGGGGCACGGCCTCACCGTCGCCGTGGGAATGACCCTGGGGCTGCGGCACCAGGGCAGTGACGCGCGCGTCATCAACTTCCTCTCCGACGGGGAACTCAACGAGGGCTCGACGTGGGAGGCCGCGATGGCGGCGGCATCCCATCAGCTGGGCAACCTCGTCGCGCTCGTCGATATGAACGCGCTGCAGGCCGACGGGCCGACGGCATCCGTCTTGAGTATCGAGCCCGTCGAGGCGAAGTGGGGGTCGTTCGGCTGGCACACCCAGCGGGTGGACGGCAACGACCCCCAGGCGCTCCTCGACGCCTTCGACGCCATCGGTGGGCGGCAGGCCACCGGGGCGCCCCACGTGATCGTGTGCGACACGACGGTCGGGCGCGGCGTACCGCTGCTGGAGCAGCGCGAGAAGAACCACTTCATGCGGATCGACGAGCACGAATGGCCGATCTGCCGCGAACAGCTGATCACCGGATTCAAGGGAGCATCACGATGA
- a CDS encoding lytic transglycosylase domain-containing protein → MAATLVVGLAAAACSTGTPVSTAQALSATAPTFVLASSITPLHPDAPEASTPSDVVSAADEAIAVAQVAMTHSQTVAADIAASGLDIGSPVTSVDTAALQSEVEELQRAQALEFADLEDAIDDVHAEAAEVTEAAAGLRGRLDAAIAAEAERVAAEKARLEAEAAAAAAAAAAAAEAQSARPTSSGSTAAAPTPNYATGGAVGGTSPADAQATARGMLAGYGWGEDQFGCLVSLWNKESGWNYQAHNRSSGAFGIPQALPGSKMASAGADWQTNPATQIAWGLGYISGRYGSPCGAWGHSQSVGWY, encoded by the coding sequence GTGGCGGCGACGCTTGTGGTCGGCCTCGCAGCCGCCGCGTGTTCCACGGGAACGCCCGTATCCACCGCCCAGGCGCTGAGCGCCACCGCGCCGACCTTCGTCCTCGCATCGTCGATCACGCCGCTGCACCCCGACGCCCCCGAGGCGTCGACGCCCAGCGACGTCGTCTCGGCCGCCGATGAGGCCATCGCGGTCGCCCAGGTCGCCATGACGCACTCGCAGACCGTGGCCGCGGACATCGCGGCATCGGGACTCGACATCGGCTCGCCCGTCACCTCTGTCGACACCGCAGCACTGCAGTCCGAGGTCGAAGAGCTGCAGCGCGCACAGGCGCTCGAGTTCGCCGACCTCGAGGATGCCATCGACGACGTGCATGCCGAGGCAGCCGAGGTCACCGAGGCGGCCGCCGGCCTGCGCGGGCGGCTCGACGCGGCCATCGCCGCCGAGGCCGAGCGCGTCGCCGCAGAGAAGGCCCGCCTCGAGGCCGAAGCGGCCGCGGCCGCCGCTGCAGCAGCCGCCGCCGCGGAAGCGCAGTCGGCCCGGCCGACTTCGTCGGGTTCGACCGCCGCCGCCCCCACCCCGAACTATGCGACCGGCGGCGCCGTGGGCGGCACGAGCCCCGCTGACGCGCAGGCGACGGCGCGCGGAATGCTCGCCGGCTACGGCTGGGGCGAGGACCAGTTCGGATGCCTCGTGTCGCTGTGGAACAAGGAGTCGGGCTGGAACTACCAGGCGCACAACCGCTCGAGCGGCGCCTTCGGCATTCCTCAGGCCCTTCCCGGCAGCAAGATGGCCAGCGCCGGCGCCGACTGGCAGACCAACCCCGCCACGCAGATCGCCTGGGGCCTCGGCTACATCTCGGGTCGCTACGGCTCGCCGTGCGGCGCGTGGGGTCACTCGCAGTCGGTCGGCTGGTACTGA
- a CDS encoding transketolase C-terminal domain-containing protein, giving the protein MSTTAPRLKTSAMIASFADAGQKTAPTPFGHALARLGDSDERVVGLSADLAKYTDMHIFRQAHPERFFQMGMAEQLLFGAAAGMAEVGLVPFASTYSVFASRRAYDFICLDIAEPNLNVNVVGGLPGLTTGYGPSHQATEDMAIFRGMPNLTIVDPCDSVDIEQAVPQLAAAPGPTYLRLLRGSVPTVLDEYDYTFELGKAKVLRPGADVVFVSSGLMTMRALQAAERLAADRIDVAVVHAPTIKPFDEDTVVRELDTPRLAVTLENHTVVGGLFETVASALVRRGVVRRVVPVALPDRFLDAGALPTLHERYGLSTDAIVARVRGELRAAG; this is encoded by the coding sequence ATGAGCACCACAGCACCCAGGCTGAAGACGTCGGCGATGATCGCCTCGTTCGCCGATGCGGGTCAGAAGACCGCCCCGACTCCGTTCGGGCACGCGCTCGCACGGCTCGGCGACAGCGACGAGCGTGTCGTCGGACTCAGCGCGGATCTGGCCAAGTACACCGACATGCACATCTTCCGCCAGGCTCACCCCGAGCGCTTCTTCCAGATGGGGATGGCCGAGCAGCTGCTCTTCGGGGCGGCGGCGGGCATGGCCGAGGTGGGCCTCGTGCCCTTCGCCTCCACCTACTCGGTCTTCGCGAGCCGACGGGCGTACGACTTCATCTGCCTCGACATCGCCGAGCCGAACCTCAACGTCAACGTCGTCGGCGGGCTCCCTGGCCTCACGACCGGGTACGGGCCCAGTCACCAGGCGACCGAGGACATGGCGATCTTCCGGGGCATGCCGAACCTCACGATCGTCGACCCGTGCGACTCCGTCGACATCGAGCAGGCCGTGCCGCAGCTGGCGGCCGCGCCCGGTCCCACTTATCTGCGGCTGCTGCGAGGCAGCGTGCCCACGGTGCTCGATGAGTACGACTACACGTTCGAGCTGGGTAAGGCCAAGGTCCTGCGCCCCGGAGCCGACGTCGTCTTCGTCTCGAGCGGGCTCATGACCATGCGCGCGCTGCAGGCCGCCGAGCGGCTCGCGGCCGACAGGATCGATGTCGCGGTCGTGCACGCGCCCACCATCAAGCCCTTCGACGAGGACACCGTCGTGCGCGAGCTCGACACGCCCCGTCTCGCGGTGACCCTGGAGAACCACACGGTCGTCGGCGGCCTGTTCGAGACGGTGGCGTCCGCGTTGGTGCGTCGTGGCGTCGTGCGCCGGGTGGTGCCCGTGGCGCTGCCCGACCGGTTCCTCGATGCCGGCGCCCTGCCGACCCTGCACGAGCGCTACGGACTGTCGACGGATGCCATCGTCGCGCGGGTGCGCGGGGAGCTGCGCGCGGCGGGGTAG
- a CDS encoding SDR family NAD(P)-dependent oxidoreductase, whose product MTSRRTAVITGAAADRGIGRAVARAYADAGWAVALLDLNGELAAEVAESIGIDIGVPAFGGTIDVADEASVARAHAAVSGQVAAGVLPPVGALANIAGITSPVPFLETTLQLWNTVMAVNATGTYLVTKAFLPGMLEQGFGRIVNMSSVSAQRGGGVFGKVPYSAAKAAILGFTKALAREIGPSGVTVNAVAPGAVDTNIRVGSSSEQEAAIARGIPVGRTATPEEVAAIFVFLSSDAAGYLQGTTIDINGGSHLH is encoded by the coding sequence ATGACCAGCAGACGTACTGCGGTGATCACGGGGGCCGCAGCGGATCGGGGGATCGGTCGGGCCGTGGCCCGGGCATATGCGGATGCCGGCTGGGCGGTCGCCCTGCTCGACCTCAACGGCGAACTTGCCGCAGAGGTCGCCGAGTCGATCGGCATCGACATCGGGGTGCCGGCATTCGGTGGGACCATCGACGTCGCCGACGAGGCATCGGTCGCCCGCGCCCACGCCGCCGTCTCCGGGCAGGTCGCAGCGGGGGTGCTGCCTCCGGTAGGCGCTCTGGCGAACATCGCCGGCATCACTTCGCCGGTGCCCTTCCTCGAGACGACGCTTCAGCTGTGGAACACCGTCATGGCGGTCAACGCCACCGGCACCTACCTCGTGACCAAGGCGTTTCTGCCCGGCATGCTCGAGCAGGGCTTCGGACGGATCGTCAACATGTCGTCGGTATCGGCCCAGCGTGGTGGCGGTGTCTTCGGCAAAGTGCCGTACTCGGCGGCCAAGGCCGCGATCCTCGGCTTCACCAAGGCACTCGCCCGCGAGATCGGGCCAAGCGGCGTGACGGTCAACGCGGTGGCCCCGGGCGCCGTCGACACCAACATCCGCGTCGGCAGCTCGTCGGAGCAGGAAGCGGCGATCGCGCGGGGCATCCCGGTCGGTCGCACCGCGACCCCTGAGGAGGTCGCCGCCATCTTCGTCTTCCTCTCCAGCGACGCCGCCGGATACCTGCAGGGAACCACCATCGACATCAACGGCGGCTCGCACCTTCACTGA